The genomic region GACGGTGATCAAATGCGCCGATGGTGTGGATTATGCAGCCCTGGGTTTTTGTTTTAATCCCACTGACGGGCCATGGTCCTGGTCATACAACGGCTGGGGTGCCACCGATGACAACTGGATTGAGGAATACACGCAGTCGGGAGACACCTTCTTCTTTGAAATCCCGGCCATTCCCCTGGGACTGGAGACACCGGTGGTCATAGGTTATCAGGTCTATGCCTCAAACCCCTCTGCCGAATATACTGAGGATCCGGGTCCGAATCTCTACTATAGTTTCACCAACACGATCTACACCCCGCGGTTCTCCAACGTCAGCGCTCTAAAGGACACCTTTTTCAACGGTCCCTTTGTGGTCAAGACCAGGCTGACCACCGCCTTCGGCGATTCCGTTACCGGGGACATTATTTACAGCGACATCGCCGGCGGAGCCAGTTATTCCCGGGACAGCGTGAGTGCGGACAGCTTCTACTATTACAGCATGCCCAGGTTTTCCGGGAACTCCCAGACCCCGGTCAAGGTCAGCTGGTTTTTAACCGCCTACGACACCATGGGCAGCTGGTCCCAGTACCCACTCAAACGTGATACCATGAACTGGTTCAATCTGGTGGACCCCAAGCCCGCCAATACTAAAATCCTGGCCAATACAGAGCTGCCCGGCCCCTTTGTGGTCTGGACCACCTACAAGGCCGAGGGGGCGATAATAAATGATTCCCTGTGGGTGTTCAACAGCGGCGCCAGCATCTGGGAGTCATTTGCCCGGGACAGCATGAACGCTGACGTATACTACTACACCATACCCCAGCAGCAGCAGGCGGTGGTTAGTCCGTTGCTGGTTCAGTGGTATTTAAAGGCCACCGACAGCCTGACCGGGAATTATACTTACGTTCCGGCCACTACCAGTTCAGGGGTTCCCTATTCCTTCCGCATCCTGGATCTGACCGTACCAAGCATTACCAATGTTACCCAACTGGACAATACTTCTTTTACCGGACCGTTTGAGGTAACGGCAAACTTTCGCGACACTTCCGGAATTGCCCAGGCGAGGATATATTTCAGGACTAAGCCGTCGGCCATTGATACCTCCTGGAATTATCTGCCGATGACTGCCACCGGCAATCCCGATGAGTACAAGGCCAGCCTGCCGGTGCAGGCTCCCGGAATGCTGGTAGAGTATTATGTTTCCGCCTATGACGGGGCATTAACTGCCGGCGGAACACTTCAGAAAAATACCGCTTATTATCCTGCCGGCGGGCAGGTTACGCCCAATATTTTTTATATCGGAAGTCCGGAATATAAGTTGCTATTGGTTAATGACGGTCTGGCCGCCAACAACTATGCTCCCTATTACATTAGCTGTTTAGACAGCAACGGGGTCACCTTTGGCTACTGGGACAACCGCAAGGCCAGTGTTCTGTCCCAGCTCCATAACATCAATACCCTGATCTGGTTTACCGGAGACGACAGCGTCAATACCCTGAATCAAACCGACCGGGACAGCCTGAGCGCTTTCCTGGACCGGGGCGGAAATCTGCTGCTCTCCTCCAAAAACCTGGGACAGAGTCTTGGCGGGAAGATCAACAGCGACACCGTGGACTTCTATCATAATTATTTGAAGGTACAGTTTGACACCTTCAACATTGCGCTGACCTACATTACCTTCATCGGAAAACCCGGGCTGCCGATCAGTAACGGGATCAAGGACACCTTGTATCTTTCCTCCCTGGGGACGGCCGGAAATTATAAGTCAATAGACAGGGTATTACCATTAGCCGGAGCCGACTCTTTGTTTACGGCCAAGACCATCGGAGGCAGCGGGGTCGTCATTTGCTCCACCGCCGTTTATAAAGCGGTTTACAGCAGCATCCCGCTGGAGACGATATTGAAAAACTCAGCCGGGAAGTTATCCCGGACCCAGTTCATCGGCCGTTGCCTGAACTGGTTCGGCATCCAGACATTCTACAAAGTAGCTGGCGAGGCGGTATCCGAGGCTGGCCTGGTCAACGATGCGGCCCTGCTTTATCAGGCCTTCCCCAATCCCTTCAGCGGCAATACCACCATCAGCTTCAGCCTGCCGGCATCCGGCAACGTCTCTCTTAAAGTTTACAACGTTGCTGGCCAGTTGGTAAAAACCATTTGCGACGAACAACGTCCGGCCGGTGTGCAAAAGATCACCTGGAACGGCAATGACGAATCCGGCAACAAGGTCTCCAATGGAATATATCTTTACCGGTTGGTGACCAAGGATCAAAACCAGACCAAGAAGGTGATGGTTCTTCGTTAGCAAGGCGGGTTTTCTTATCCGGGTAAACTTAAGGTAAACCCAGAGTACATAAAAAGGGCGGGAACGGTGTTCCCGCCCTTTTTGCATTGTAAGATGTAAAATATGCACCACCCTAATGTATTGATAAATTAACTATTTATATTATAAACATATTGAGTGAATGCAAGAATGTGAAAAATATTAAAATCTTATAAAAACCTTAAAAATAGCACAAATTATAACTCTCTAATTGCTAACGATTTATGATTAACGATATTGTTTTGAAAAGCAAAATTATGGCACAGATATTGCATTTAAAAGGCTTATAGTATATAATAATAAACAGATAATTCATAATAAACTTTAGGAGGTTTTTATGGCACGGAAAACCAGTCTGCTAACCACGGCAATAATTGCTTTGGCCGGCTTGGCTTTATTGGTGGCTTTTGGCCTGAACGAAGTGACCGCTTACAAGGCGGACATCAAGGGTCAACCCCAAGCTACCATCATCAGTACTGTCAACAGCCAGCCGGTTGCCCAAAAGGCGCCAGCAGTCATTCCCGACCAGGCCGTCTGGGCCGGACAGGCCAGGATCAGCGTGCCGGTGGAAGCGCAGGCTTCCCCCATCATCACATTTTCCAACGGTTACAAAATTGACGCCAAGGCCGGCGAGCCCAAACTGCCGGAAGACCTTAAATACGGCCAGCCTAAGGCCGACGAAACCACCTATTACATCGTCCAGTTCAACGGACCAATCCAGGAATCCTGGCGCAAGGGGCTGGAAGCCGAGGGCGCCGAGATTATGTTCTATCTGCCCCAGTACGCCTTCGTGGTGCGGATGACCGAGACCGCCCGGGCCAAGCTGGTCAACGCCAAAAGCAACATCAGCTATACCGGGCTGTTCCAACCGGCTTACAAAATCTCCACCCGGGCACAGAAAAAGGCCTCCGAGGCCAAGGGTGGAACCTTCAGGGCCACCATTCTGGTGTTCAGCCCCGAAGACCTGGCCGCCACGGTCAGCCAGGTGGAAGCCATAGTGGGCCACAAGGTTTTTATGAAATCTTCGGTGGAATGGGCCCCGGGAAAATGGAACAAAAAGATCTTTGTTGACGTTACCCAGGACCAAATGACAACTTTGGCCAATGCCAAGGGCATATACTGGATAGAGCCCATGAACAATTTCAAGACCCACAACTACAACAGCCAGCCGGTGATGCAGTCCGGTGTTTTAACCGCCGGAGTCCGCGGCATTTGGGCCCGGGGCATCCTGGGTCAGGGCCAGATCGTACAGGACCTGGATACCGGCATCCGCGAGAGCCAGAATTTCTTTGACGACAACGCCCGGCATTACACCACCTGGTACTGGGACACCAACCACCGCAAAGTGGTAGGCAACCGGTCAGGAGCCTGGGAATACGAAACCGGCGGGGCCTGGTACCACGGATCCATGTCCAAGTTCGGTGACGAGGCTGCCGAATCATATCATGGTTCCCATACCGCCGGCAGCATTGCCGGTGATGACTCCTCCGAGGGAGGCGCCTATGGCATGGACGGCATCGCCCGGATGGCTCGTCTTCTGTTCATAGACGGTGGCGGCGACTCCGGATCGGTCTTCGGCACCGGCGACCTGAACATAGTCGGCTCTTGGGGCTGGGACAGCACAGTAGCCAACGGCGTTCCCCGGGCCTACATCTCCTCCAACTCCTGGGGTTCTGCGGCCTACGGCCAGTATGACGGCAGCGCCATGGAGTGCGATATGTTCACCTGGAGTCATCAGGACTTTATTTTCCTCATCTCCGACGGCAACGACGGCGGCACCACTTATCCCGACTACCTGTGCGGATCTCCGGCCACCAACAAGAACGGCGTGGCAGTGGCCGCCATGGCGGCCGCCAGTCTCAACGGCGGCGGCGGCGCCAATACCAAGGCTTCGTTCTCCTCATGGGGCAGCAATGCCGACGGGCGCTTAAACCCGACGGTCTCGGCCCCGGGCACTTCCATTCTTTCGGCCAACGGAGGGGTGGACAACGGCACCCTGTCCATGGACGGAACCTCCATGGCCTGCCCCATCACCGCTGGCACCACCGCTCTCATCCGCCAGTATTTCGTGGACGGTTGGTATCCCACCGGAACCAAGATTGCGGCCGACGGATTCATCCCCTCGGGAGCCCTGATGAAGGCCACTCTGGCCATCAGCGCCGATTCCACTTCGGGCCCGCACGGCAGCTTTACCCTGGACTCGCTGTTCGGCTGGGGCCGGCCCAACCTGGACACCGCCCTGTTCTTTTCGGGCGACCAGGTAAAGATGCTGCTGCAGGATAACCGGGTGGGGGTCAGCACTGGTGAGGCCATGGAATACCAGCTGGCCATTCCGGCTGGCGCCACCGGACTCAAAATTTCACTGGCCTGGTCAGATTACCCCGGATCCACCACCGCCAGTCGGGCCATAGTGAATGACTTGAATTTGGATGCTTATGAACCGGCCACGGCTATTACTCCCAAACGGTTCCGGGGCAACCGTTTCCAGACCTATACCACCATCGGCAAGCAGTCCGACTCTTTGGCCTCCACCAACGACAATATCAACGTGATGGAGGGCATCAAGGTCAAAGCCCCCAAGGCCGGCACCTGGAAGATCAGGGTCTCTGGGAATAACGTGGTGATGGGACCGCAGCCCTTTGCTTTGGTCATTACCTACCGAACTGCCCTGCCTGCCGCCACTGGGAAGGTATACTTGAATAAACCGGTTTACGTCATTCCATCCGCCGCCGGCTCCATAGATACCTTGAAGATAGAAGTGAATGACTTTGACAAGACCGGAAACTGCACGGTTTTCGTCTGGTCAAAACTTTCCGAACCCAAACAGGGTGCATCTTACCCCGAGACTTTGCTATTGAGCCTGGTGGGTACCGGGTTATACCGGGGCACCATGCCGTTGATGAACGGCAACATGGTGCTTAACAACGACCAGCTTACCTGCGACCAGAACGACACCGTATATGTGGTTTATAATGATGTTACTCCAGCCGTAGACTATGCCGACACCGCCAAGGCGGTGATGGACGCCGATCTGCTGACCATCACCAATGTCAGCGCCACGGACATGATACCGCCAGTGGGTACCCAGAAGAAGATCATTTGGACCACTTCGCGGAATGCTTCCAACAAGGTCTATTATGGCCTGACCACGGCCCTGGGTTCCGTAGCCAGTGCCGACACCCCGCTGGTGGTCAGCCATCAGTTCCCGGTAACCGGTCTGGCCCAGAACATGGTCTACTACTATGACGTGGAATCCAAGGATGCCCGGGGCATCACGGTCCGCGACGACAACGGCGGCCGCCACTACACTTTCAGCACCGGATCGGGCAGCGGACAGAGCGATGTGCTGGTCATAGTCTGGGACGATGACGGTTATGCCAACTCTTTCATTCACGGCCCCTATCTGACCGACGCATTGAACAAGGGCGGATGGACCTACGACTGGTGGTCCACCCAACTGCAGGGCATAGTCACCACCACCCAGCTTAAAAAATACAAGGCGGTTTACATCCAGGTGGCCCAGGACGGGCCGACCGGCGGAAATTATCCCGCCTTCAGGTCTCCGCAGCGCGATACACTGATCCTTTACCATAATGCCGGGGCCAGGTTCGCCGTGGTAGCCAACGACCTGGGTTGGGATACCTATGCCAACGCCACCACGGTGAAATCGGCCGCAGAACGGCAGGTTGATACCACTTTCTGTCGCAACTACCTGCACTTCACTTACAAGGGCGATATTGCCTCAACCAATAACCTTATGACGGACATGGTTTACGGCATCGCCAGCGATCCGATCTCAGGCGTTTACACCGCAGGCGTCAGTCATAGCAGCTGGAGGGCCGGAGCTGCCGGGGACAGCATAGTAACCTCGGCCGGTCTTCCGGGCTATACCGGAGCTGCCGGAACCGGCAGCCATGCCTGGCATTTTGAGGGTGCCTACGATTCGGCTGCCACCAAGTGG from bacterium harbors:
- a CDS encoding T9SS type A sorting domain-containing protein, with translation MKKIFLMILALMGLAGSVLAVAPSITVTTLWPDTSFTGPFTVRTVIKCADGVDYAALGFCFNPTDGPWSWSYNGWGATDDNWIEEYTQSGDTFFFEIPAIPLGLETPVVIGYQVYASNPSAEYTEDPGPNLYYSFTNTIYTPRFSNVSALKDTFFNGPFVVKTRLTTAFGDSVTGDIIYSDIAGGASYSRDSVSADSFYYYSMPRFSGNSQTPVKVSWFLTAYDTMGSWSQYPLKRDTMNWFNLVDPKPANTKILANTELPGPFVVWTTYKAEGAIINDSLWVFNSGASIWESFARDSMNADVYYYTIPQQQQAVVSPLLVQWYLKATDSLTGNYTYVPATTSSGVPYSFRILDLTVPSITNVTQLDNTSFTGPFEVTANFRDTSGIAQARIYFRTKPSAIDTSWNYLPMTATGNPDEYKASLPVQAPGMLVEYYVSAYDGALTAGGTLQKNTAYYPAGGQVTPNIFYIGSPEYKLLLVNDGLAANNYAPYYISCLDSNGVTFGYWDNRKASVLSQLHNINTLIWFTGDDSVNTLNQTDRDSLSAFLDRGGNLLLSSKNLGQSLGGKINSDTVDFYHNYLKVQFDTFNIALTYITFIGKPGLPISNGIKDTLYLSSLGTAGNYKSIDRVLPLAGADSLFTAKTIGGSGVVICSTAVYKAVYSSIPLETILKNSAGKLSRTQFIGRCLNWFGIQTFYKVAGEAVSEAGLVNDAALLYQAFPNPFSGNTTISFSLPASGNVSLKVYNVAGQLVKTICDEQRPAGVQKITWNGNDESGNKVSNGIYLYRLVTKDQNQTKKVMVLR
- a CDS encoding S8 family serine peptidase, whose translation is MARKTSLLTTAIIALAGLALLVAFGLNEVTAYKADIKGQPQATIISTVNSQPVAQKAPAVIPDQAVWAGQARISVPVEAQASPIITFSNGYKIDAKAGEPKLPEDLKYGQPKADETTYYIVQFNGPIQESWRKGLEAEGAEIMFYLPQYAFVVRMTETARAKLVNAKSNISYTGLFQPAYKISTRAQKKASEAKGGTFRATILVFSPEDLAATVSQVEAIVGHKVFMKSSVEWAPGKWNKKIFVDVTQDQMTTLANAKGIYWIEPMNNFKTHNYNSQPVMQSGVLTAGVRGIWARGILGQGQIVQDLDTGIRESQNFFDDNARHYTTWYWDTNHRKVVGNRSGAWEYETGGAWYHGSMSKFGDEAAESYHGSHTAGSIAGDDSSEGGAYGMDGIARMARLLFIDGGGDSGSVFGTGDLNIVGSWGWDSTVANGVPRAYISSNSWGSAAYGQYDGSAMECDMFTWSHQDFIFLISDGNDGGTTYPDYLCGSPATNKNGVAVAAMAAASLNGGGGANTKASFSSWGSNADGRLNPTVSAPGTSILSANGGVDNGTLSMDGTSMACPITAGTTALIRQYFVDGWYPTGTKIAADGFIPSGALMKATLAISADSTSGPHGSFTLDSLFGWGRPNLDTALFFSGDQVKMLLQDNRVGVSTGEAMEYQLAIPAGATGLKISLAWSDYPGSTTASRAIVNDLNLDAYEPATAITPKRFRGNRFQTYTTIGKQSDSLASTNDNINVMEGIKVKAPKAGTWKIRVSGNNVVMGPQPFALVITYRTALPAATGKVYLNKPVYVIPSAAGSIDTLKIEVNDFDKTGNCTVFVWSKLSEPKQGASYPETLLLSLVGTGLYRGTMPLMNGNMVLNNDQLTCDQNDTVYVVYNDVTPAVDYADTAKAVMDADLLTITNVSATDMIPPVGTQKKIIWTTSRNASNKVYYGLTTALGSVASADTPLVVSHQFPVTGLAQNMVYYYDVESKDARGITVRDDNGGRHYTFSTGSGSGQSDVLVIVWDDDGYANSFIHGPYLTDALNKGGWTYDWWSTQLQGIVTTTQLKKYKAVYIQVAQDGPTGGNYPAFRSPQRDTLILYHNAGARFAVVANDLGWDTYANATTVKSAAERQVDTTFCRNYLHFTYKGDIASTNNLMTDMVYGIASDPISGVYTAGVSHSSWRAGAAGDSIVTSAGLPGYTGAAGTGSHAWHFEGAYDSAATKWESAATMGTLGNGVWGGRTTRAIMNAFEITQLDTVDHASATRVDILNKMFIWLIGHDHPYDTIQTPVAGTSYTTSPISIAWRSYAKGGATIDTTWVEYSSNSGASWNLLAKGTPATLVSPYSWDVSTRENGVQYQVRVRVQDTGIYPAMSGSDTVGNFTLSRTGGDYTGPIIKPGTIRFNRNPVGNSTGWAVNVAALASDSTTGLSNINAVRCSVVTGSTTKLVVAMNPTDGSFNSIQEAVNVNISTLGWAAGTYTVYVRAQDASPSKSKSALNWGVLSSSTFLQVVDVLPLDPVAVELSLFTATTGQPGVVLNWQTASESNSYKWQIERSLTPDGNYQKIAEMEAAGNSSQTKEYTFTDLTVQANQGYYYMLVQVDNDSSKTKYGPMSALAGGLPAPRFFALQEARPNPFGGSVALSYQVPERSQVSLKVYNIAGQVVRSFDEGVKDPGYYQTAWNGTGDNGNALSNGVYIYRLSAKTASGQQYQAAKKVTLLK